The window TAAGATCGCCTTGCTCCCAGTGGGCACGGCTATTTACCGAGTGCCGGAAAGACTGGTGCCAGTTCCGAAAACGGGTTTTGAAGAGGAGGATGAGAACGCAGAGCCGGTGGAAAAGCCGTTGCAGAAAAAGGGTTTGCCGATTGAGGAGTTGGAACTCGTGGCCGACCTGACGGAACCGGGCCAGGAATTTATCCTCTGCCAAGGCGGCAAAGGCGGGAAGGGGAACATCCATTTCAAGAGCTCGACGAATCGAGTTCCAGTCGAATACACCGAAGGCACGCCGGGCGAGCGGGGCTATTACTATTTTGAGCTGCGCAAGATCGCCGACGCGGGCTTGGTCGGTTATCCGAATGCTGGAAAATCAACCTTGATCAGCCAGGTTTCTGCGGCGCATCCGAAGATTGCGCCCTATCCCTTCACCACGCTCACACCGATGATCGGTGTGGTCGATGTGGAAAACTTCGGACGTTTCACTGTCGCGGACATCCCTGGCTTGATCGAAGGGGCTCATCGCAATGTGGGCTTGGGCCACGACTTTTTGCGCCATGTGGTGCGCTGCAAGTTGCTCCTCTTTGTCATCGACATGGCCGGCAGCGAGGGAAGAAATCCTTTCGACGATCTGGTTCGGTTGCGCGAGGAGATCGTTCTTTACGATCCCACACTCGCGCAACGCCAATGGCTGGTCATCGCGAACAAGATGGATTTGCCGGAGTCAGAGGAGAATCTGCGCATCTTCCGCATCCGTTATCCGAAGCCGGAAATCATCGAAATCTCTGCTGACAAATCAGTCGGAATCGATGAACTGAAAAAGCGGCTGGCTGAGTTGATTCTCTGAGTGTTCCCATGCCGAAAGTTGCCAGTTACTGCACGGTTTTCCTCAAGCCGGAGATGCTGCATATCTACCGGCAGGTCACTGGATTGAAGCGATATGAAAATGTCGTCATCACCAAGACACGTCAACACCAGGCAGACTTCCCTTTCGAACCTGTAGTAAAATTGGATAAACCGAGTATCAACCTGCTTAAGCGTCTGGTCTCCAAGTATATCTACAAAAAAACTGCCTTCATTTACCGTGGTGAATATGCGGTTCTGGAGAGTGCACTCAAAGTCCATCAGCCGGACCTCCTCCATATCTATTTTGGGCACACCGGAGTGCATCTTTTGCCGTTCATCGAGGAGTCGAAAATGCCCTGCGCGGTGTCTTTTCATGGTGCTGACGTGATGCCTCGCGCAGATCGCCCCGAGTATTTGGGAAACCTCAAAAAATTATTACAAATCATCCCCATTGCGATGGCGAGATCGGAGTCGCTGGCAGTTCGCTTGAGGGACTTGGGTTGTCCTGCTGAAAAAATACGGATCAACCGCACCGGTATTCCGCTCGATCAATTGAAATATATCGACAGGTCATCACATGGGAAGGTGCCTCTGCGGTTTATCCAAGCCTGCCGATTGATTGAAAAGAAAGGGCTTCGCACCACCATCGAGGCATTTTCTAAGATTCGCCGCCAGTTGCCCGGGAGCACATTGGTAATCGCCGGCGCAGGTCCGATGGCGGAAGAACTCGCCAGCTTGGTGGCTCGACTCGGACTCGCTCCTTACGTTCAGTTTGTCGGATTTTTGGATCAAGCAGCTCTGCGGGAATGGTATGCGAATTCCGACATTTTTGTTCATCCCAGCGAAATCACGGCTCAGTCGGATCAGGAAGGCGTGCCGAATTCGCTCCTTGAGGCCATGGCCACGGGTTTGCCTGTGGTGGCGACCATTCACGGCGGAATCCCCGAGGCGGTGGAACATGGAAAAACCGGTCTCCTGGTTCCAGAAAAGGATGTAACTGCACTCGCTGCGGCCATGCTGGAGCTGGGGCAGGATTTTTCCCGTCGTCTTTCGATGGGACAGGTAGCGGCGGCATCCGTCCGGGAAAATTTCGAGCAAGGCGCGCAAATCGCCAAGCTGGAGAGCTATTATGATGAAGCCATTCAAATCGCCGGAAGCCGCTGAATATCTGATTGCCAGCGCCAATCTGCTGGCTAAATTCGTTTCCCTATTAACCTATAGAGAATTATGACTGCTGAAGAAATCACTCAGGCAAATGTGCTGCTCCGCGACCGATCTCCGCTGGAAATCGTTCGCTGGGCCATCGAACAGGCGAATGGACGGGCCATTGTTTCCACCAATTTCCGGCCTTACGAAGCCGTCGTTTTGCACCTCGCCACTCAAGTGCAGCCCGATATTCCGGTGCTTTGGGTCGATCATGGCTACAACAAGCCCGCGACTTACCGGCACGCGGAAGAGGTGAAAAATCTGCTTAAGCTGAACATTCAAGCCTTCGTCCCGCGAGTCACCACGGCGCACTACGATGCCATTTACGGCGGTGCGCCCGAGCCGACGCCTGAAAACGAGGAGCGGATCAAAGCCTTCAGCACCACGATGAAACTCGAGCCTTTTCAGCGCGGAATGCGCGAGCTTGCGCCGACGATTTGGATCACCGGCCTGCGGGAAGTGCAGAACCCGAACCGCGCCGGGCTCGACATCGTCAGCGCAGACGGAAACTTCGGTTCACTGAAAATCAGCCCTGTCTTTCGCTGGACCGACCGCGACATGCACGCCTATTGCCAGGAGCATTCGCTACCGAACGAGTGGGATTATTTCGATCCAGCCAAGGCCGACGAAAAGCGCGAGTGCGGCCTGCATGCAGCCTGGGGCGGAGCGGCGGTGAAAGTATGAGTGCCGTGACTTCCTACCAACTCGATCACCTCGATTATCTGGAAACCGAAGCCATCCATGTGATGCGCGAGGTTGCGGCCGAGTTTGAGCGGCCCGCGCTGCTTTTTTCGGGCGGAAAAGATTCCATCTGCCTCCTGCGCCTCGCAGAAAAAGCGTTTCGTCCATCGGACATTCCGATGCCGTTTCTCAACGTGGACACCGGCCACCATTTTCCCGAGTTGAATGTATTTCGCGACAAACGCGCCGCAGAACTCGGCGGCAAACTGATCATCCGCAAAGTTGAGGACGCCATTGCCGCAGGTATCGCGCATCCTTCGCCCGGCGAAGTGAGCCGCAATCGACTGCAAATTCCCACGCTGCTCGCGGCGCTGGAGGAGTTTCAATTCGATTGCGCCATCGGCGGTGCCCGGCGCGATGAGGAAAAAGCGCGGGCCAAGGAACGTTTCTTCAGTTTCCGCGATGCCTTTGGCCAATGGGATCCGAAAAACCAGCGCCCCGAAATCTGGAATCTCTACAACGCCCGCGTGAATCCCGGCGAAAACATGCGCGTTTTTCCGCTCTCCAACTGGACCGAAATGGACGTCTGGGAATACATCAAGCGCGAGCAACTCGAAGTGCCGACCATCTATTTTTCCCACCGCCGCCAGTCCGTTCGCCGGGGCGGCCAGTGGCTCCCGGTCAGCGAAATTCTGCCGCCGAAGGACAAGGAGGAAGTGCGCGAACTCACCGTCCGCGTCCGCACCATCGGCGACATCATCAGCACCGGACTCGTCGAAAGTCCGGCTAACACCGTCGATGACATCATTGCCGAAATTGCCGCCGCTCGTGTGACCGAACGCGGCTCGCGTGCCGACGACAAATCGAGTGAGGCCGCGATGGAAGACCGCAAAAAGCAGGGGTATTTCTAATGAGCCAAACCACCACCGGACATCCCGTCGAACTCCTCCGCTTCAACACCTGCGGCTCCGTCGATGACGGAAAATCCACTCTCATCGGCCGTCTTTTATACGACACAAAGTCGCTGATGGAGGACCAAATCGAGGCGCTGGAACGCTCCGCCGACATTACCGGCGGCGGACAGATCAATCTCGCCAATCTCACCGATGGCCTTCGCGCCGAACGCGAACAGGGCATCACCATCGACGTCGCGTATCGTTATTTCGCCACGCCGCGGCGCAAATTCATCGTCGCCGACACGCCTGGCCACATCCAATACACGCGCAACATGGTCACCGGCGCGAGCACGGCCAACCTCTCCGTCATCCTCGTCGATGCGCGGCATGGCGTGATCGAGCAAACCCGCCGCCATACCTGCATCGCGGCGCTGCTCGGCATTCCGCATCTCGTCGTCGCCGTGAATAAAATGGATCTCGTCGACTGGAGCCAAGAGCGTTTCCTCGAAATCCGCGACGCCATCGAGGGTTTCCTGCCCAAGCTCGACATGGCGAAGGACGTAAAATTTATCCCGATCAGCGCGCTCAGTGGTGATAATGTCGTTGGTCCATCCGACAAGACTCCGTGGTATGAGGGGCCGAGTTTGCTGCACCATCTGGAGACCGTCCACATCGCCAGCGACGTGAACCTCACCGCCTTCCGGATGCCCGTGCAATGGGTCAATCGCCCAAACAATCCCACGGATCATTCGCTCCACGATTTCCGCGGTCTCAGTGGGCAAATCGCTGGCGGCATCGTCCGGCGTGGGGAAAAAATCATGGTTCTCCCAAGCGGGTTAAAAAGCACGGTGAAAAGCATCTGGACGCTCGACGGCGAACTCGACGAGGCGTTCGCCCCACAATCCGTCACGCTCTGCCTTGAGGACGACTTGGACGTGAGCCGCGGCGACATGATCATCGGTCTCGACAACCTCCCCGGCATGGGCACCGAACTGCGCGCCCGCGTCTGCTGGATGCACCCGCGTCCACTGCAGCGCGGCAACAAATATTTCCTCAAGCACACTTCGCAGACTGTCCAGGCGGCGGTCACGAGCATCGAGAGTTGCATCGATATCCGCACGTTCGAGCACGAACCAGCGCCCGCGCAGCTCGCGATGAATGGTATTGGCGAAATTCGCCTGCGCACTGCGAAGCCGCTTGTTTTTGACGGCTACGGCACCAACCGGCTCACCGGCTCTTTCATCCTGATCGAGCAGGGGACGAACCACACCGTCGCCGCCGGAATGCTCTTCCCGCCGACGGAACCCGTGAAGCCAGAATACAACGATTTCGCGATCTAAGTTAGATTCGAATCTAACTCCGCTGCGGCAAACGTCGCGCGCATCCGGTCCGCCATCCAGCGGTTGATCTCGTCCAGATCGGCCACCGGTTTTTGCGAAAACGGAGCCGCCTGCAAATATCCATCCGGCCCAAACTCCGGCGTCATCGTCGTGAATTCGCGTCCCGCACGGGCGTGGGCCAGCCAGATCATTTTCCACCAGCGCTCGTGGGCTTCCAACGCTGCGAGATATTCCGGCGCGGCGGGATGCGGCACCTGCGGCCCTTGATCGTAGCCGACCCGAGCGTGAACGTGCTGGGCGCGACCGGCGCATAGTGCCAGCACGTCCGGCTCGGTGTCGATCAACCGCTCGCAGACGCAGCACCAATGCGAGTAGTCGCAGGTGAGCCGCAGCGCAGGCAGCTCGGTGAGAAGATCGCGCGTGGTCCATGGATTAAAAGTGGATCGACTGCGATGCGTTTCAAAGCCGACTGCGACTCCACTGGCAGCGGCGAAATCCATGGCGCGTCCGAAGAATTCCACGCTTCGCGCGAGCGGCCAGGCATCGCATCCGGCGAGCGAGGTTAGAAACAGCGGCACGCATTCGAGGGAGACTTCTAACTTGCGGCGAAAATCCTCCAAATGCTGTTCGACGGTGGCTATTCTCTTAGGAACATAACCGCCAGCGGTGCAAATTTCCGCGATGAAAGGAACGCCCGCATCGCTCAGTTTCGCCGAGAAAATTTCCCGCTCTTGAGAGTCGCTGGGAACGGGTCCCTCGATGCCGTCGAAACGGCCCGTTTTGCAATCGTCCAGCGCCGTGTCGAGGTCGAAGCCATTGGTCCAGAGCGAGCGAAAAAGGAGGAGTTTCATAGTAATCTAGAGGTCGCAGGCGATGCGGAAACCGATGTTGTCGCGGCGCTGGTCCGCCGGAAAAGAATCGCGCCAGGCCGAGCGCAGCAGCCGGGGCAGATAATCCCATGCGCCTCCACGAATCGCGCGCCGGGTTTCATCGCCGTCAGCAGTCCAAGCCGAGCCGTTGGCTGGTGCGCCGCGATAGTTAGGATGCCACGCGTCCGCAACCCATTCGCAGACGTTTCCATGCAAGTCGTGAAGGCCAAAAGCATTCGCAGGAAACGCTCCAACTCGCGTGCGGTGGCCGGCTCCAATGCGTTCGCCGTATTCGGAGAAAAGGAAATTCGCGTCTTGTGCAGTCAGCTCATTTCCAATGGCAAAAGGCGTTTGCGATCCAGCACGACAGGCAAATTCCCACTCTGCCTCGCTGGGCAAACGGCACGCGAGACCGCTTCGTTCGCTGAGCCATTCGCAATACGATTGCGCCGCGATCCAGCTAACATTCACCACTGGCCATTCGACGTCCTCATTCGGCGCGTGATCCGGGGCAAAAAGCCGATACGCGCCGACCGTCACTAGAAACTTCCCCAAGGCAAATGGACGTTCTAACCTCACCTGATGCGCCGGACGCTCCGTGTCATTGGCAAACTTGTCCCCTGCGTTTTCTCCCATGATAAATTCGCCGAGTTCATCCGCTTGAAACTCGCGGAGTTGCAACGTCATGGCCGCTGACTGGGCGCGGGTTCATGGTCATCCGTCGGCCACACTCCGCGAATCCGTGCGGCGAGATAGCGATAGAAAAGCCAGACCGTCATTTCGAGGTGACTTAGCCGCCCTTGCTGCCATCCGCTAGACGCCAGACCGCGCTGTACGCCGGTGCAGACTTCCATGTCTTCCATGTGAAAAGTCGTCAGCGATTCGACGGCTTGCTCGCGCAATGTTAGATAGTCCTCGCGCTGCAACGCCTCCGCAGAAAAGAGCGTCGTGGTTAGGAGTTTGAGTCGATTCGCGCCGAGCGGTTGCAGGCGATACCAGATCACGCGATCGTGCGCCGTCGCGAGGAGAAACGTCGGGTAAATGAGAAACAGCCCCCACTGGTTTCGCTGGGCTTCATTCAACCCGCGGAGATGCGGCAGGCTGGCGGCGATCTCCTGCAAATCGGCGCGCATCGATTCCTTGTAAGGCAGATGCGCGCGGATGTAGCGGCGGCGTTCCTGCTCAGTCCAGGTGTCGCGCGCGGGCATCAAAGGCTGGAGCGTTTTGTGATGGATGCCGAGGTGGTGATAGCTCTCCATGAAGTTTTCCACGAGCACTTTCCAGTTGAATGGACAGTCCCAATCGAGTGCGATGCCGACCTTCATTTCTGCCAGATTGAAGGCGGCCAGATCGGCTGTGATTTCAGTTAGATCTGTATGCAGCGGAGCCGCGTCCCCGCTGAGATTGACAAAGATGAAGCCATTCCAAGTCTCGCAGCGAAAGGGCATCAGAGAAAAGTCATCGCGCGAAAAACCCTCCGCCTGCTGCATCTCGGGACAGGCCTTCAGATGACCATCCAACTCAAATGTCCAGGCGTGATACGGACACAAAAAGAGCCGGGTGTGACCGCAATCCGGCTTACCCTCGCGCACCTCGGTCAGCGTGTGGCCGTCGTAGCCGAAGCCCTCCGGCATGATGTCCATCGAGCGATGCGGACAGACGCGCGAGAGCGTGCGAACCACGCCATCCTTGCCATGAACGACGATCAGCGGGTCCCCTAACAATTCGAGATTCAGGAAATCGCCAGGCGCGGGAATCTGCGAAATATGCGCGACGCATTGCCACTCCTGGCGCAAAACGTGATCGGCCTCCCAGGCAAAAAATTTCTCGCTAACATACGCTGGTGCGGGAAGCGTCTTGGCCTGGTTCAGCGGCAGCGCGGCGGTCTCCACAATCTGCCGCTGGAGTTCTCCCAGTGAAATCATGGTGTGCTCCTAACATCGAAATCTAACTCGCGTCGTGCCGTCGGATTGGCGCGCACGTAATCGGCAATCTCTCGCCCACGGGCAAACCAGACGCCGTCTTTTTTCTGCATCGCGCCGACCAGATCCTCCAGCAATCGCACGCGCGACGGACGCCCGCTCAACCACGGATGCAACGTTAGTACGAAACAACTCCCAAAGTCGTGCGTCGCCTCAAACTCGCGCCACCAGAGATCGTAAACTTTTGCGCAATTCTCCGGCACAAAACCCCAGGCCGGATCGGCATTGAAGGCAAACTGCTCCCAATCCTCCAGCATCCATTGGCCGGGGATTTCGACGAGTCCGTTCGAGTGAAAATAGGGAACATCGTCCCCCATTTCGCTGGCGCAATATTGCACGCCGTGCCGCTCCAACAGCGCTGGCGTCCACGGGTTGATCTCAAACCACGGCGCACGAAAACCCACGGGCTTTGCGCCGGTGAGCCGGGTGAGAATCTCGATGCTGCGAACGAGAATTTCCTCCTCCTTTGCTTCGTCCAGACCCGCCAGTTTCTCGTGCAGATAACCATGCAACCCGACTTCGTGCCCTTTGGTTAGGATCGCCTCGACCATCCGTGGGTGATTTTCCGCGATGTAGCCCGGAATAAAAAACGTGGCCGGCACAGCCAGATGTTCCAGCAGGCCCAGCAAACGCGGCACGCCGATCTTCGGACCGTACTCGCATTGCGACATCAGCGTGCGGCGTTGCGCCAGCGCCGGATCCTCGCTCAGAACGGTCGTCTCGCCATCCACGTCGAAGCAGAGCATGGCTGCGCAGCGGGCGCCGTCGGGCCAGACAAAACGCGGCTCGGGCAGATAGCGATTTTCATTCAACTTCATCGTCTGCATGGGTCATTCGAATCATCGGCAGCTTGTCTTCCTCGAAGTTAGTAATAGGATGAATTAGTTCCTCCAGGCGTGCCTTGATCGCTAGGAATTCAGCGGAGATGAAGGCTACCGGAGTGCGCGGACGCGGCACCGGATTTTCTATGAACTCGAGCACGCCGCCGGGTGTGCCGCCGAGGACTAAGATGCGATCGGATAAATAAATCGCCTCCTCCAGATCGTGTGTGATGAAGAGAATGGTGACGTCCACCTTCTTCCAAATCTGGAGAAGATACGCCTGCATCTGGCAGCGCGTCTGGGCGTCGAGCGCTCCGAATGGCTCGTCCATGATGAGGATGCGCGGGTTGCCGGCGAGGGCGCGGGCGATGGCGACGCGTTGCTTCATGCCGCCGGAAAGCTCGTGCGGATAGGCATTTTCAAACTTGGAGAGACCGACCATGTCGAGCCATTGACGGGCGTCACGATCGGCCTCGTCATGCGACTTGCCCTGCATTTCGAGGCCAAACATGACGTTGCGTCGGACGGTGAGCCACGGAAAAAGGGTGTAGCCCTGGAAGACCATGCCGCGATCCGGGCCGGGGCCGCCAATGGGTTTGCCGTCGAGCAGCATTTTGCCGCCGCTGGCTTCGTCGAGGCCGGCCACGATACGAATGAAAGTCGATTTGCCGCAGCCGGAAGGTCCGATAACGGTGACGAATTCGCGGCGATGCACGTCGAGCGAGACGTTGTCAAAAACCACGTGCTCCGACCCAGTCGGCCCGTAGGATTTTTTCAGCGAATCGACTGTTAGTATCACCGGACGCTGACGGATGCGCTCGAAGCGCGCGGCGACTTCCGGCGCGAGCTGCCTGTAGTCGGGGAGTTCCAGCTTAGTGGGCAACATGGTTCTCCAATTTTGCGGGTGCGCCGCTGGCGGCTTCCATGGCTTTCGGCCAGAGCGTGGCGGGTTTGTTAGTACGCGTCTTCCGTTTCCAGGGGAAAAGCACGGTGCCGAGCTTCGCTAGAAACAAGTCGGTGCCGAATCCGATGATGCCGATCATGGCGATGGCGGCATAGACATTGTCGAAGTTGCGGTAGCGCGCCTGTTGGTTGATGAAGAACGTGATACCCGACATGGTGCCGACGACTTCGGCGACGATCAGATAGGTCCACGCCCAGCCGAGCAGGATGCGCATGTCGGTGTAAATTTCCGTGATGGACGCGGGGATGATGACGCGAAAGACGAGTTTCATTCGATTGGCACCAAGCGTTTGCGCGGCCTCGATCAGAGCGGGATCGACTTTGCGGACGGTGTTAGCAATCACTAGTACTTGCTGGAAAAAGGTGCCGACGAAAATGATGGCGATCTTCGGTCCATCGTCGATTCCTAATATCGCCACGCACAATGCGCCAAAAGCGGGCGCGGGCAGGTAGCGAAAAAATTCAATGAATGGCTCCTGCAATTTCGCAATGAACCTATAGGTGCCGCAGAGGATTCCGAGTGGAACGCCGAGCATTGAAGACAGAAAAAAGCCCCAGCAAATCGTGCGAATGCTATGGCCGAGCGACTCGTGGAGCCAGGGTTCGTTCGGGAGTCGCGGTGGTGTCTTGAATGCCGTGTAAAAAGCGCGTCCGACCGCGCCGGGCGAGGGGAGATAGACCGGATTGACGCGATGACCTTCTGCAGGCGCGCCGTGATTGAGGAGCATTTTTGCGTTCTCA is drawn from Chthoniobacterales bacterium and contains these coding sequences:
- the obgE gene encoding GTPase ObgE gives rise to the protein MFVDQIRIYAEAGDGGRGSVSFRREKFIPRGGPDGGDGGRGGSVILKASEQVDNLVSFYYDPKIKAKSGNGGSGRQKSGKSAENKIALLPVGTAIYRVPERLVPVPKTGFEEEDENAEPVEKPLQKKGLPIEELELVADLTEPGQEFILCQGGKGGKGNIHFKSSTNRVPVEYTEGTPGERGYYYFELRKIADAGLVGYPNAGKSTLISQVSAAHPKIAPYPFTTLTPMIGVVDVENFGRFTVADIPGLIEGAHRNVGLGHDFLRHVVRCKLLLFVIDMAGSEGRNPFDDLVRLREEIVLYDPTLAQRQWLVIANKMDLPESEENLRIFRIRYPKPEIIEISADKSVGIDELKKRLAELIL
- a CDS encoding glycosyltransferase, coding for MPKVASYCTVFLKPEMLHIYRQVTGLKRYENVVITKTRQHQADFPFEPVVKLDKPSINLLKRLVSKYIYKKTAFIYRGEYAVLESALKVHQPDLLHIYFGHTGVHLLPFIEESKMPCAVSFHGADVMPRADRPEYLGNLKKLLQIIPIAMARSESLAVRLRDLGCPAEKIRINRTGIPLDQLKYIDRSSHGKVPLRFIQACRLIEKKGLRTTIEAFSKIRRQLPGSTLVIAGAGPMAEELASLVARLGLAPYVQFVGFLDQAALREWYANSDIFVHPSEITAQSDQEGVPNSLLEAMATGLPVVATIHGGIPEAVEHGKTGLLVPEKDVTALAAAMLELGQDFSRRLSMGQVAAASVRENFEQGAQIAKLESYYDEAIQIAGSR
- a CDS encoding phosphoadenosine phosphosulfate reductase family protein, producing MTAEEITQANVLLRDRSPLEIVRWAIEQANGRAIVSTNFRPYEAVVLHLATQVQPDIPVLWVDHGYNKPATYRHAEEVKNLLKLNIQAFVPRVTTAHYDAIYGGAPEPTPENEERIKAFSTTMKLEPFQRGMRELAPTIWITGLREVQNPNRAGLDIVSADGNFGSLKISPVFRWTDRDMHAYCQEHSLPNEWDYFDPAKADEKRECGLHAAWGGAAVKV
- the cysD gene encoding sulfate adenylyltransferase subunit CysD yields the protein MSAVTSYQLDHLDYLETEAIHVMREVAAEFERPALLFSGGKDSICLLRLAEKAFRPSDIPMPFLNVDTGHHFPELNVFRDKRAAELGGKLIIRKVEDAIAAGIAHPSPGEVSRNRLQIPTLLAALEEFQFDCAIGGARRDEEKARAKERFFSFRDAFGQWDPKNQRPEIWNLYNARVNPGENMRVFPLSNWTEMDVWEYIKREQLEVPTIYFSHRRQSVRRGGQWLPVSEILPPKDKEEVRELTVRVRTIGDIISTGLVESPANTVDDIIAEIAAARVTERGSRADDKSSEAAMEDRKKQGYF
- a CDS encoding GTP-binding protein; amino-acid sequence: MSQTTTGHPVELLRFNTCGSVDDGKSTLIGRLLYDTKSLMEDQIEALERSADITGGGQINLANLTDGLRAEREQGITIDVAYRYFATPRRKFIVADTPGHIQYTRNMVTGASTANLSVILVDARHGVIEQTRRHTCIAALLGIPHLVVAVNKMDLVDWSQERFLEIRDAIEGFLPKLDMAKDVKFIPISALSGDNVVGPSDKTPWYEGPSLLHHLETVHIASDVNLTAFRMPVQWVNRPNNPTDHSLHDFRGLSGQIAGGIVRRGEKIMVLPSGLKSTVKSIWTLDGELDEAFAPQSVTLCLEDDLDVSRGDMIIGLDNLPGMGTELRARVCWMHPRPLQRGNKYFLKHTSQTVQAAVTSIESCIDIRTFEHEPAPAQLAMNGIGEIRLRTAKPLVFDGYGTNRLTGSFILIEQGTNHTVAAGMLFPPTEPVKPEYNDFAI
- a CDS encoding sugar phosphate isomerase/epimerase; its protein translation is MKLLLFRSLWTNGFDLDTALDDCKTGRFDGIEGPVPSDSQEREIFSAKLSDAGVPFIAEICTAGGYVPKRIATVEQHLEDFRRKLEVSLECVPLFLTSLAGCDAWPLARSVEFFGRAMDFAAASGVAVGFETHRSRSTFNPWTTRDLLTELPALRLTCDYSHWCCVCERLIDTEPDVLALCAGRAQHVHARVGYDQGPQVPHPAAPEYLAALEAHERWWKMIWLAHARAGREFTTMTPEFGPDGYLQAAPFSQKPVADLDEINRWMADRMRATFAAAELDSNLT
- a CDS encoding formylglycine-generating enzyme family protein, producing the protein MTLQLREFQADELGEFIMGENAGDKFANDTERPAHQVRLERPFALGKFLVTVGAYRLFAPDHAPNEDVEWPVVNVSWIAAQSYCEWLSERSGLACRLPSEAEWEFACRAGSQTPFAIGNELTAQDANFLFSEYGERIGAGHRTRVGAFPANAFGLHDLHGNVCEWVADAWHPNYRGAPANGSAWTADGDETRRAIRGGAWDYLPRLLRSAWRDSFPADQRRDNIGFRIACDL
- a CDS encoding SRPBCC family protein, translated to MISLGELQRQIVETAALPLNQAKTLPAPAYVSEKFFAWEADHVLRQEWQCVAHISQIPAPGDFLNLELLGDPLIVVHGKDGVVRTLSRVCPHRSMDIMPEGFGYDGHTLTEVREGKPDCGHTRLFLCPYHAWTFELDGHLKACPEMQQAEGFSRDDFSLMPFRCETWNGFIFVNLSGDAAPLHTDLTEITADLAAFNLAEMKVGIALDWDCPFNWKVLVENFMESYHHLGIHHKTLQPLMPARDTWTEQERRRYIRAHLPYKESMRADLQEIAASLPHLRGLNEAQRNQWGLFLIYPTFLLATAHDRVIWYRLQPLGANRLKLLTTTLFSAEALQREDYLTLREQAVESLTTFHMEDMEVCTGVQRGLASSGWQQGRLSHLEMTVWLFYRYLAARIRGVWPTDDHEPAPSQRP
- a CDS encoding polysaccharide deacetylase, whose translation is MQTMKLNENRYLPEPRFVWPDGARCAAMLCFDVDGETTVLSEDPALAQRRTLMSQCEYGPKIGVPRLLGLLEHLAVPATFFIPGYIAENHPRMVEAILTKGHEVGLHGYLHEKLAGLDEAKEEEILVRSIEILTRLTGAKPVGFRAPWFEINPWTPALLERHGVQYCASEMGDDVPYFHSNGLVEIPGQWMLEDWEQFAFNADPAWGFVPENCAKVYDLWWREFEATHDFGSCFVLTLHPWLSGRPSRVRLLEDLVGAMQKKDGVWFARGREIADYVRANPTARRELDFDVRSTP
- a CDS encoding ABC transporter ATP-binding protein — protein: MLPTKLELPDYRQLAPEVAARFERIRQRPVILTVDSLKKSYGPTGSEHVVFDNVSLDVHRREFVTVIGPSGCGKSTFIRIVAGLDEASGGKMLLDGKPIGGPGPDRGMVFQGYTLFPWLTVRRNVMFGLEMQGKSHDEADRDARQWLDMVGLSKFENAYPHELSGGMKQRVAIARALAGNPRILIMDEPFGALDAQTRCQMQAYLLQIWKKVDVTILFITHDLEEAIYLSDRILVLGGTPGGVLEFIENPVPRPRTPVAFISAEFLAIKARLEELIHPITNFEEDKLPMIRMTHADDEVE
- a CDS encoding ABC transporter permease subunit, whose translation is MNYRAPGAAGGDWLGLKKELPPQRRMVLTILSFVLPLALWALVSYMPCMWHPLVRITSPGDVDYFIEDMDVQREVFSDENAKMLLNHGAPAEGHRVNPVYLPSPGAVGRAFYTAFKTPPRLPNEPWLHESLGHSIRTICWGFFLSSMLGVPLGILCGTYRFIAKLQEPFIEFFRYLPAPAFGALCVAILGIDDGPKIAIIFVGTFFQQVLVIANTVRKVDPALIEAAQTLGANRMKLVFRVIIPASITEIYTDMRILLGWAWTYLIVAEVVGTMSGITFFINQQARYRNFDNVYAAIAMIGIIGFGTDLFLAKLGTVLFPWKRKTRTNKPATLWPKAMEAASGAPAKLENHVAH